One Xenopus tropicalis strain Nigerian chromosome 8, UCB_Xtro_10.0, whole genome shotgun sequence genomic window carries:
- the gpr65 gene encoding psychosine receptor: MINIDVNCSINHDIDQYLFPVTYITVIVISIPTNCISLYVSCLQIKKKNELGIYLFNLSFSDLLYTLILPLWVYYSLSHNNWMLSEHVCSLVAFLLHTNLYSSAGFLTCISLDRYLAVVHPLKFSHLRTIRTAILVSFVVWLIQHLSNAIILTQHELFNSSGDLTCYDIFPMEPWKSSFNIIHICIGHLLPLFIMVLCYQRIFAAVKTNQATADRDKQKIKQLLLTIIVSFVISFTPYHVVLFIRSIREPGDCDFAKDIFTPYKFTLALTSINCIADPFLYCFVSEAGRADVRTILHCCGKQTEPLEKSGIMMSAITPSTNQENV; this comes from the coding sequence atgatCAACATTGACGTAAATTGCTCTATAAACCATGACATAGATCAGTATTTGTTTCCAGTTACCTATATCACTGTGATTGTCATAAGTATCCCAACAAACTGCATTTCCCTATATGTTTCCTGTCTGCAGATAAAAAAGAAGAATGAGCTAGGAATCTATCTTTTTAACTTGTCCTTTTCAGACCTGCTGTATACCCTGATCCTGCCTCTTTGGGTTTATTATAGCCTCAGTCATAATAACTGGATGCTTTCAGAACATGTCTGCTCTCTGGTTGCTTTTCTTTTGCACACTAACTTGTACAGCAGTGCTGGATTCCTTACATGCATCTCACTTGACCGATATCTTGCTGTTGTTCATCCACTGAAGTTCAGCCATCTACGAACCATAAGAACAGCAATTCTTGTCAGCTTTGTTGTTTGGCTAATACAGCATTTATCAAATGCTATTATTCTAACACAACATGAGCTTTTCAATAGCTCGGGTGACCTTACATGTTATGATATCTTCCCGATGGAACCATGGAAGTCCAGTTTTAATATCATCCATATATGTATTGGCCATTTGCTTCCACTCTTCATTATGGTGCTTTGCTATCAGAGGATATTTGCTGCAGTCAAAACAAATCAGGCCACTGCTGATAGAGACAAACAGAAAATCAAGCAACTGCTCCTCACAATCATAGTGTCTTTTGTCATCAGTTTTACTCCATATCATGTTGTGTTGTTTATAAGGAGTATTAGGGAACCAGGAGACTGTGACTTTGCTAAAGACATATTTACACCATACAAGTTCACTCTGGCACTTACAAGCATTAACTGTATAGCAGACCCTTTCCTGTACTGCTTTGTCAGTGAAGCTGGAAGGGCAGATGTTCGGACAATATTACACTGCTGTGGCAAACAAACTGAGCCTTTGGAAAAATCTGGAATCATGATGTCTGCAATCACGCCCAGCACCAATCAGGAGAATGTGTGA